The following DNA comes from Anaerostipes rhamnosivorans.
CTCCATATTGATCCGTTTCAGGGTATATCTGATATGGGTCACCAGTCCATCTTTCAACTCCTGGTCGTCAGTTAAGTCCAGATGAAATTTATTTTTGATATCTTTTAACAGTTCATTTACCACATATTCATAATGAGACTGCTCCGGTTTGGGAATAGGCCTGGCTTCTGATTCATTTCCGATCAGGCGGAAAAGAGAAAGCTGGACAGCCAGATCTACTAGTTCTTCCTCATTGAATACAGTTGAAAATTCGATTCGTACTTTCTCGGCAATCGTTTCAGACAATGCCCAGTTAATGTCCTCAGGAGCCATAAGATCCTTGGTCTTATTTTGGAATTCATAACCCATATGGATCCTGGAAAGCTTGATCGACAGATAAATGACCAAGTGCAGAATATCCTCCGCTGTCATAGAAATCTCCTTGTCTGTCAATGATTTCAAAACACAGTTCATCATTTTTTCCGGCACATTGGTCCCAAAATAATCATTATAATTCTCGATCATTAGATAATCTGGATCTGTGCGGTCTACTACAAGTTCTTTTAAGAGAAATCTCCTTGTCTCTTCCTCACCTGACGTCCATATCTTTCTTCCGGTTCTTTTTATGTACATTGGTGTCGTCCGGCTCTCAAGCATAGCTTTGATCTTAAAAATCCCGCTTTCCAGCGTTGTCCGGCTGACAAACATCTCCTCTTCCAGCTCGTCCACATCCTCTGGATTTTCTTCATCTGCCTGAAGGAGTCTGATGCCAAGGATCCGCATACGTTCCTGCGGTGTTAACGGAATGTCCGTGCCGTCCCATAGCAAAGACTCCAGTTCTCCCAGTCTCTCTCCCCGGAGCCGGTACCCCTCTTGTCTGGAAGATTCAATATAACAGCTGACCGATTTCAGCCACACATTGATGGCTGCAATATCTGTCCGGATTGTCCTAGGAGTTACCTCCATCTCTTCTGCAAGCTTCCTGCCTTTTACCCATCCGTCCAAGGCCATAAGCTTTTTTAAGATCTTCTTTTGTCTCATTGGCAATCCCATCATTCCTATCATCCTCTCATTATGATTTCTCTAATCTTATCACCTCAGTTCCGATCATCCTTCAGGTATGTTTTTCCATTGCCTTATCTATTGTCCTGCTTATTCTAAGCCCAGTTTTTTTACAGCCCGGTCATGCATGATTTTATAACCTTCCTCTGGGATAGGCTCCATATTTCCTGCCGTATAAGTGTAATACGCGATCTGTGAGTTCTCCTCCACGTATTCCGCGATGCTCATAGCCTGAGACACATTTCTGCCTGCTGCGATCAGTCCATGATTCTTTAACAGGCAGACCACATTGTGTTCTCCCATGGCTTTTACCGCCGCTTTGGCAATCTCTTCAGATCCCGGGATCTCAAACGGTGCTACCTTCACCGGCGAATACGGTGCGGAGGCCGCCGCAACTGCCGGAAGTTCCTCCACCAGGATGGACATGGCGGTTGCAAAAGGTGAATGAGTATGGACAACCGCTTCCATTTTCTCTTTATGCTGATAGATCATCCGGTGCATCGGAGCCTCCGTGGAAGGTTTGCACTCCCCTTCTGTCCATTCCCCAGTAGAAAGATTGATCACCGGTACCATGTCCGGGCTGATCTCCTCATACGGTATCCCGCTGGGCGTGATAACCATAACGCCCTCTTCCCTGCAGGCGATGGAAACATTGCCCGACGTTCCGTGAATCAATTTCTTTTCGCTGCACTGAATGGCAGCTTTGATAACCTCTACCTTCGCTTTCTCTTTCTCCATAGCTTCCTCCTATTGATCAGTGTTATAAATCACAGCGGATCTCATTTTTGATCACATCTCCCCCTGCGTGGGATTCAAGTGCCTCCAGACACTGTTCCAGAGGATACGTATGATTTACAAAGAGCTCCTCATTAATTACGCCTCTCTCAATAAGCCTAAACGCCTGTTCTTCCAGCTTTGGTGTCGTGTGGTAGACCCCTTTCACCGTCAGCTGAGAATAGTGGAGCAGCGTTGTATCTATGTTGATGCTGCTGCCTCCTTTGCAACCGCCAAACTCCAGCACGGTGCCCGCTTTTCTCACCATATAAAGATTTTTCTCCCATACTTCCGGAACACCCGTGGCATCGATGGCAATGTCTGCCCCTCTTCCATAAGGAGTCAGCCCTTTGACTGCGTCCACCACATCCTCTGTCTCAGAAATGTCAATGACTGCGTCAGCTCCAAGTTCTCTGGCCACAGCAAGGCGTTTTTGATTTTTATCCGTGCTGATCACATAGGCCCCCCGAAGCTTGGCAAGCTTTGTCATCATAAGACCCAGGGGGCCGGCCCCATTGATGACCACAGTGTCCGTCAACTGAATATCGGCCTCAGTAATCCCGTGAACTGCACTTCCAAGAGGTTCCAGTAAAGCAGCGGATCTAAAAGATATTTGATCTGGGATGTGGAACACATTTTCTTTTACAATAGGTGCAGGTAGGAGACGGTACTCGGCCCAGGCACTTTTTACCATGGTCAGGTTTTCACACATGCTGTGCTCTCCAATCTTACAGTAATAGCAATGGTTGCACGGAGCAGAATTATGAGGAGCGATTCGGTCCCCTGCTTTAAAATCTGTCACTCCCTCTCCTACTTTTGCAACGATTCCAGCGCTCTCGTGGCCAAAGATCAGCTTCTGCCCTTCCTTAAACTTCGGATATCCCCGCTTATATTGTTTTAAGTCTGTACCGCAGGTCAGCGCCGAAATATTCTTCATCAGTATTTCCCCGGGCCCTGGCTTGGGGGTCTCCACGTCTTCCATTCTCAGATCATTTGGTGCATAATAAACTGCCGCTCTCATCTGCTTCTCCTCCTTTTTGGCTTCACTGTTACTCTTATCTTGTCTCAAGAATACCATGGGGCTTTAAATGTCCTCAACCGGACTATTTCCCATCAGTTAGGAAAACGAATAAAGTTCGATTTGACGTAGTCAAATAGTTTCTTCACGCATTTGTGTGCATAGTGCCCGTAGGGCTTTTTTGTTCCATAGGGAGGTTCGGAGAACTTTCCTATGGAACAAAAAAAGAACTAATCCCCCCTTATCTTCTAAGGGAGAACCAGTTCTTTACTGTCTCATTTTAATTTTCATACAATTTTATAAATTCGATAAATTTTGTTCTTGGAATAGGTCTGGAATAATAGTATCCCTGTATATAATCTGCCCCACACCACTTGATTTTCTCCAGGGTCTTCTCATCTTCCACCCCTTCGGCCACCACCACCAGATGCTTAATCTTTGCCAGCTGTATGACGGTCTTTAGAAATTCCATCTGTTGTCTGCCCTGATTTACCTGGTTGACCAGCTTCATATCCAATTTCAGTGTATCGAGAGCCAGCGAGGAGAGATAAAGGATGCTGCTATACCCAGTACCGAAGTCATCCAGTGCAACCTTGATCCCTGCATTCTTCAGATTGGATAGCACTGCCGCGGTCTCATCAATATTTTGTATCAGGATACTCTCTGTCACCTCCATGGAGATCTTTCCGGGATCTACCTGCTGCTCCTCCAGATACCTGAGGATTTTTTTGTCATAATCCTTTCCGGCCAGCTGCTGAACGGAGGCATTGATATGCAGGTTTCCAATATGGTTCGGCACTGCTTCCAACATCTTTAATGTGACACACGCTTCTTTTAAAATATAATCTCCGATCTCATCCATCATACTGAAACGCTCTGCCACCTCCACAACTCTCTGTGGCGGAAAGTAGTTCCCCTGTTCATTCTTAAGCCTCAGCAGCATTTCAGCTGAATGAATCTCCTCCTTAAACGGATCAATGATCGGCTGATACCACATTTCCAATGTTCCGTCTCTTAGGCTCTTCCTGAGCATGGCTGCAATCTTCTCTTCTTCTCTCACTTCCTCTGTGAGCCTTTTGCTGTATATGACAACATTCTTCTGCGGAACCGATGTCTTGGCGTACCTGGCTGCGCTCTGTACCTTTTCCAGCAGTTCAGCTGCTTCTTTTCCGTGCTCCGGATAGCTGCAGGCCCCCATATAATAATTCACATCCAACTCAATCCCATGAAGGACAAAGCTTCCGCAGATTCTGTTATAAATATTCTCAGCAGTGACACCCAGGGTATACTGGCAAGGGATCAGGCCAAGAAATATATCTCCACTAATGCGGTACAAATGCCTTCCAAAGATCTTTGATAGTTTCTGGGCAACAGACATCAAAATCCTGTCCCCGATCTCCACAGAAAAGATTTCATTATACCGGCTGAAATTTTTCAGGTCGATCATAAATACATAAAACCTTTCATCAGGGAAATCTGAGATTCGTAAATTCATGTCCACAAGTGCTTTTGCCCGGTTGCCAACCTTAAGAACCGGATCTATGTACGCTGCCTGCTCAATCTTAGCCCTGTAATTGTTAAATGCAGAGGCCAGGCGGTCAAGCTCTTTGTCTCCCTGAGGCTCGAAGGCAGCCGTCTCATCCCCCTCCGCCATCCGTCCGCATATATCGATCATTTCACTGACTGGTTTTGTAAGCCTTCGAGAAAATAAAAGCAGCATGGCAATCAATATGAGCAACAGCCCGATAGAGATCATCCCTTGAGCCACTGTATACGGAGTGATCGTCTCCACCATGTCATTTGCGCTGATGGACAGGATAAATGCGAACGGAAACTCCTCATTTATATATACACTGGCCAGCATATTTTCCCCGTCGCTGCTCTTGTAAGTGAAGATATGGTTATTGCGTTTCAAAACTTCTTCCGCAGTCTTGATAAATTTCTTCCTGGAATCAATCTGGGAACCCACTTTGATCTTTCCTTCTTTGTCATTATAATAGACCATCTCCCAGGAGGGCAGGCGCACGAGATACCCTTCCCTGTCTTTCATATCATTAGGCAGCGCCAGCATTTTATAGGTATAGATTAAATGCAGATATCCACTTGGCTTTTCGTCTTTTCCTTTCACCTGTGACGATATGATGATCAAAGGCATATTTCCATCGTCACAGATGGTGATCCGGTAGGCCTTGCGGCTCTCTTTCAATTGCTTGGTATCTACTTCTTTTTTGACCAGCTGGTTGCATAATTTCATGTTCTGTCCTGAGAGATAAAAGTTCCCTTTTGTATCCTGCAGGCTGATCCCGTAAAAGTCCTGATCCTGGCCTACGGACTTCCATATGTCAGTCTCCGCCTTCTGTCCGTACTCCTGCTCTCCTGTGCTGAGCAGCCTTAAGATGTTTTCCTCTTTACTGATAAATAAAGCATTTTTTCCCCGGGTCCTGATACTCTTTTCAATCTCCCCGCTGACCATCTCAATCTGCTGCTCCAAACCGTTTATGTATGCTTTTTTATTGGCCGTATAGCTGGTATACACTGACACAAAAAGAATCACAGCAAAAACAACAACACATACAGCCATAGCTGAACGGTTGTACTTCTGAACCCTCGTGCGGTCCTTATTTTTTACTTTCTTTCTCATTTCCGTCATTCGTACTCCCACCATATAATTCGCTGTATCTACAGAAGCTTCATTTTTTCAAGAAGCTCTTCTCCTACCGATTTTTGTCCTTTTTCACAATAAAAAAGGTTCCTGACCCTTTGTCTGTCTTCTGCAAACATATCAGTTCCGGAGAAAACCTGCCTCATCCCTTCCATCAGTTCATCAAACGTTTCGGCTTTGATTCCAGGCGTCACCTTCTCATATGGAAAATACATCTCTCTGTCTTTTTCAATATAACTGTCGTAGTCAAAATCATAGAAAATAACAGGCCGGTCCAACAGTAAATAATCAATGTAAGTGCTCGAATAATCCGTGACCAGCAAGTCTGTTCCCATCAAAAGTTCTTGGATATCCAAGGATTCCCTCGTCATATCCAAAATGTTGGAATAGCCGGACAGATCAAGTTCTTCCTGGAAATGATAGAAATGCCTACGTATAATAAACAGTATATGATTGTCACGGCAGAATTCATCCAATCTTTTTAAATCAAAATTCTCCTTTAGAGGAAAAGGTATCCTTCCCTCCAGACGATGGGTGGGAGCGTACAGAACCACTTTGTGCCCCTCTAGACGTTCCTTCAGCTTTTTATTTACCGGAAAAATCTGATCCCTGTCATAAAATATATCATTCCTCGGCTGCCCATAGGTCAAAATCTGCTCTGGCGGACGGCGGAAAGCACTTCTATAGATTTTGGCAAATGTATCACTGGTAGCCACCACATATTCTCTTCCCAGGGGAAACTGCTGTATGCTCCTGCGAATCTTCTGTCCCCTGCTGTCCCAGTTCTTCCCCTTTGTATCATCATAGCCAATCTTTTTTAGTGGAACTCCATGCCATACATTTAAGAAAATCGCTCTCCCCAAAAACGTGTGATTCAGATCACTGATCCCGTTGCACATCACCGCATATTTTGCTCTCAGCTGGCAGAGGATACCCTTTCCACTGGAAAACAGATATGCCTCATATCCAAGCCCTCTCACTTCCCTGACAACCTCAGGATTTTTTGTGATCCAGACCGGACGGATTCCTTTCATCTGGTTTGCCTCAATAAAAAGATATTTTGGATTATCGGCAAACTGCTGCCCCAGCCATGCCCCGAACACCCAGATCTTCCTGCTTCTGGGTGCCAGGCATGACAAGTACATGACCATATATTTTAATATAAGTTTTATGCCACTTTTCATTTTATCTTAACCCCACAGCCACTGCATCAGTTTCCGTATATTCCCTTCCTTGAGTACCTGGTGATTCTTGTAGAAAAACAAT
Coding sequences within:
- a CDS encoding BglG family transcription antiterminator, which encodes MMGLPMRQKKILKKLMALDGWVKGRKLAEEMEVTPRTIRTDIAAINVWLKSVSCYIESSRQEGYRLRGERLGELESLLWDGTDIPLTPQERMRILGIRLLQADEENPEDVDELEEEMFVSRTTLESGIFKIKAMLESRTTPMYIKRTGRKIWTSGEEETRRFLLKELVVDRTDPDYLMIENYNDYFGTNVPEKMMNCVLKSLTDKEISMTAEDILHLVIYLSIKLSRIHMGYEFQNKTKDLMAPEDINWALSETIAEKVRIEFSTVFNEEELVDLAVQLSLFRLIGNESEARPIPKPEQSHYEYVVNELLKDIKNKFHLDLTDDQELKDGLVTHIRYTLKRINMEPESTNPVLMLLKTEYPFVFDMSLFLYERFYDVFGVRLNENELGYVATYLGSAVERLERKKSPKDFTIAVVTGMNYGTSRLMTTRMKAIYGDNCNIEGPFSIYAVHEIEKLKPTFVITTESKQVLKNIHVPKIQISPLLNEKDQREINKWLQHMRKEMMYDQLPKSIKDYFHEELFFYHMRTETPGEVIKAMSESLIKLGFAERDFAVKTMEREQVASTIFGNKIAMPHPIEACAKKTVISVGILDRPIPWGSGEAQLIFMLAVKKEDMKYLNSFFDLTVRLVDDEGLVKRLLDSKNLAQFKDRLPIL
- a CDS encoding CDP-glycerol glycerophosphotransferase family protein, with protein sequence MKSGIKLILKYMVMYLSCLAPRSRKIWVFGAWLGQQFADNPKYLFIEANQMKGIRPVWITKNPEVVREVRGLGYEAYLFSSGKGILCQLRAKYAVMCNGISDLNHTFLGRAIFLNVWHGVPLKKIGYDDTKGKNWDSRGQKIRRSIQQFPLGREYVVATSDTFAKIYRSAFRRPPEQILTYGQPRNDIFYDRDQIFPVNKKLKERLEGHKVVLYAPTHRLEGRIPFPLKENFDLKRLDEFCRDNHILFIIRRHFYHFQEELDLSGYSNILDMTRESLDIQELLMGTDLLVTDYSSTYIDYLLLDRPVIFYDFDYDSYIEKDREMYFPYEKVTPGIKAETFDELMEGMRQVFSGTDMFAEDRQRVRNLFYCEKGQKSVGEELLEKMKLL
- a CDS encoding zinc-dependent alcohol dehydrogenase — its product is MRAAVYYAPNDLRMEDVETPKPGPGEILMKNISALTCGTDLKQYKRGYPKFKEGQKLIFGHESAGIVAKVGEGVTDFKAGDRIAPHNSAPCNHCYYCKIGEHSMCENLTMVKSAWAEYRLLPAPIVKENVFHIPDQISFRSAALLEPLGSAVHGITEADIQLTDTVVINGAGPLGLMMTKLAKLRGAYVISTDKNQKRLAVARELGADAVIDISETEDVVDAVKGLTPYGRGADIAIDATGVPEVWEKNLYMVRKAGTVLEFGGCKGGSSINIDTTLLHYSQLTVKGVYHTTPKLEEQAFRLIERGVINEELFVNHTYPLEQCLEALESHAGGDVIKNEIRCDL
- a CDS encoding bifunctional diguanylate cyclase/phosphodiesterase, coding for MTEMRKKVKNKDRTRVQKYNRSAMAVCVVVFAVILFVSVYTSYTANKKAYINGLEQQIEMVSGEIEKSIRTRGKNALFISKEENILRLLSTGEQEYGQKAETDIWKSVGQDQDFYGISLQDTKGNFYLSGQNMKLCNQLVKKEVDTKQLKESRKAYRITICDDGNMPLIIISSQVKGKDEKPSGYLHLIYTYKMLALPNDMKDREGYLVRLPSWEMVYYNDKEGKIKVGSQIDSRKKFIKTAEEVLKRNNHIFTYKSSDGENMLASVYINEEFPFAFILSISANDMVETITPYTVAQGMISIGLLLILIAMLLLFSRRLTKPVSEMIDICGRMAEGDETAAFEPQGDKELDRLASAFNNYRAKIEQAAYIDPVLKVGNRAKALVDMNLRISDFPDERFYVFMIDLKNFSRYNEIFSVEIGDRILMSVAQKLSKIFGRHLYRISGDIFLGLIPCQYTLGVTAENIYNRICGSFVLHGIELDVNYYMGACSYPEHGKEAAELLEKVQSAARYAKTSVPQKNVVIYSKRLTEEVREEEKIAAMLRKSLRDGTLEMWYQPIIDPFKEEIHSAEMLLRLKNEQGNYFPPQRVVEVAERFSMMDEIGDYILKEACVTLKMLEAVPNHIGNLHINASVQQLAGKDYDKKILRYLEEQQVDPGKISMEVTESILIQNIDETAAVLSNLKNAGIKVALDDFGTGYSSILYLSSLALDTLKLDMKLVNQVNQGRQQMEFLKTVIQLAKIKHLVVVAEGVEDEKTLEKIKWCGADYIQGYYYSRPIPRTKFIEFIKLYEN
- a CDS encoding class II aldolase/adducin family protein codes for the protein MEKEKAKVEVIKAAIQCSEKKLIHGTSGNVSIACREEGVMVITPSGIPYEEISPDMVPVINLSTGEWTEGECKPSTEAPMHRMIYQHKEKMEAVVHTHSPFATAMSILVEELPAVAAASAPYSPVKVAPFEIPGSEEIAKAAVKAMGEHNVVCLLKNHGLIAAGRNVSQAMSIAEYVEENSQIAYYTYTAGNMEPIPEEGYKIMHDRAVKKLGLE